A region from the Brassica napus cultivar Da-Ae chromosome C8, Da-Ae, whole genome shotgun sequence genome encodes:
- the BNACNNG35460D gene encoding uncharacterized protein BNACNNG35460D isoform X1, with the protein MAKKKPPKGKPPNRSTTHPGSASRSTSASKPRAVSPHAAGSDSATGKVDPGFPPVKDAQTTATVVDLAMEIENPNLENLATESNAVPRPTVPDTTVDANTGKETGTDLKPSQDGPTSNGSSPAELWKGFVKEASIKLQPKEKPFLLDSGEPCVTIPNAVVEKNKKAWECFILGQFYNDAPARGAVHAIVNGIWSKHRRDITVSKMDNQAFLFRVPCPHARRRILAQNFWQIDGQTMFVAKWSPGLQQVKPELEMVPIWLELRRVPLQFFNQDALQEIAGIVGHPVCLHPSTEQLIDIEVAKVYTVIDPRKPLPNFVNARFESGDTRRISVSSPFMPSLCSFCKKVGHTISRCKDAPKTCTLCNSVKHLMVDCSRYSREKARGKAHIKSLLPIVSQTKKVYRPAGDKNKGETASSSVPPARSDIPSERSTPARANSPLLRTTPPSLPHRSNLENRQRSVSPISHHAQRVNPHSQTLAVETNDLVEGRLVVDLTSYSSKNSISSGHVSDGSNFSGDEDPGDGDDKYIEVISRRMKKQLKGKARAGDPLIL; encoded by the coding sequence ATGGCAAAGAAGAAGCCACCCAAAGGAAAGCCACCAAACCGTTCAACCACTCACCCCGGCTCCGCCTCTCGCTCCACCTCCGCGTCCAAGCCTCGCGCTGTCTCACCACACGCTGCTGGCTCCGACTCCGCTACTGGAAAGGTCGATCCTGGCTTTCCTCCAGTCAAAGATGCTCAGACTACTGCTACTGTAGTGGATCTGGCCATGGAGATTGAAAACCCCAATCTCGAAAACCTAGCTACAGAATCGAATGCTGTACCTAGACCTACAGTTCCCGACACCACTGTTGATGCAAACACTGGTAAGGAAACGGGGACTGACTTGAAACCCTCTCAGGATGGACCGACCAGCAACGGTTCTTCTCCTGCGGAACTCTGGAAAGGTTTTGTGAAGGAAGCTTCTATAAAACTTCAACCGAAGGAGAAGCCGTTCTTGCTCGACTCTGGTGAACCGTGCGTTACCATTCCAAATGCAGTTGttgaaaagaacaaaaaagcTTGGGAATGCTTTATTCTTGGTCAGTTCTACAACGACGCCCCTGCCCGGGGTGCCGTTCATGCAATTGTAAACGGAATTTGGAGTAAACACCGTAGAGATATCACAGTATCGAAGATGGATAATCAAGCTTTCCTTTTCCGTGTACCCTGTCCTCATGCCCGTAGACGCATCCTTGCTCAGAACTTCTGGCAGATCGATGGGCAAACGATGTTTGTAGCCAAGTGGTCTCCAGGCCTTCAACAGGTTAAACCTGAGCTCGAGATGGTGCCGATTTGGCTCGAGCTTAGAAGAGTTCCGCTTCAGTTCTTCAACCAAGATGCTTTGCAAGAAATTGCAGGAATAGTGGGCCACCCTGTTTGCCTTCATCCGTCAACAGAGCAACTTATCGACATTGAAGTGGCAAAGGTTTACACTGTTATTGATCCTCGAAAGCCTCTTCCAAACTTTGTCAATGCACGGTTTGAGAGCGGAGATACTCGACGCATCTCTGTCTCTAGCCCCTTCATGCCGTCTTTGTGCTCCTTTTGCAAGAAAGTCGGTCATACCATCTCCCGCTGTAAGGATGCGCCTAAGACATGTACTCTCTGCAACTCTGTCAAGCACCTAATGGTTGATTGCTCGAGATATAGCCGTGAAAAGGCAAGAGGAAAGGCTCATATAAAAAGCCTTCTACCAATTGTCTCTCAGACAAAGAAAGTCTACAGACCAGCGGGAGATAAGAACAAGGGTGAGACGGCCTCTTCTTCTGTCCCTCCAGCACGGTCTGATATTCCCTCAGAGCGGTCTACTCCTGCTCGGGCTAATTCTCCTTTACTACGGACTACTCCTCCTTCACTTCCACATCGCTCGAACTTGGAGAACAGGCAAAGATCAGTGTCTCCTATCAGCCACCACGCTCAGCGTGTGAATCCTCATTCCCAGACGTTGGCTGTCGAGACTAATGATCTGGTGGAAGGTCGCCTTGTCGTAGATTTAACCTCTTATTCCTCGAAAAACTCCATCTCATCTGGTCATGTTTCTGATGGTAGTAACTTTTCGGGCGATGAGGATCCGGGTGACGGAGATGATAAATACATCGAAGTCATTTCTCGAAGAATGAAGAAACAGTTAAAAGGAAAGGCTAGGGCAGGAGACCCTCTAATCCTCTAA
- the LOC125591742 gene encoding putative F-box protein At1g64540, with product MDKNYILQLIYYYTHIKLFFFSFKRFQGLLHRVTGRCGDVCPCYHRPIHKRVIGGRKPKLSCLPSLPLKVLEISGYGGTCREIKQMRHFLGKLQLELVKIGVQPESDYNNLRSNLMRLPRLSSKCNIQFI from the coding sequence ATGGACAAAAATTACATTTTGCAactgatttattattatacacacatcaaattgttttttttctcttttaaacgATTCCAGGGTCTCTTGCATCGAGTTACAGGTAGATGTGGAGATGTGTGCCCTTGCTATCATCGTCCCATACATAAGAGAGTGATTGGTGGTCGAAAACCGAAACTGTCTTGTTTACCGTCTCTTCCTCTGAAGGTGCTAGAGATCTCAGGATATGGGGGAACTTGTAGAGAGATTAAACAGATGAGGCATTTCTTGGGAAAACTGCAACTCGAACTTGTGAAAATTGGAGTTCAACCAGAGTCAGATTACAACAATTTGAGATCGAACCTAATGAGACTTCCCAGACTCTCATCCAAGTGCAACATCCAGTTCATCTGA